Below is a window of Candidatus Cloacimonadota bacterium DNA.
GGATATGCTTACGTTTAACTTTTTAAACCCAGATGTAAAACTTAACTTGTGGATATCTCTAAATGGGTTTCCCCTTAAAGCCAAACTCAAAAAGAGTTTTGTTGGCATGAACTGGGATATTCTAAGCATTACAAAATGAAAAGCCGTATCTTATTCGCAATATTTTCAGCATGGATGTGCATAATATGGGCGCTTACTTCTTTGCCTGCAAATGAGATCCCAGATATAAACCTCTTTGGCATAGATAAGCTTGCACATTTTGGAGTATATTTTATTTGGAGCTTGATTGCCAGATTGAATGCAAAAGACAAGAGCCGAATAAATATTGGCATATTCATTTTTATGCTGATAATGGCAGTATTGGACGAGTGTCATCAACATTATATCCCCGGCAGAAATGTATCGATATACGATCTCTTGGCTAATTGGCTAGGCGTTATAATCGCTTGGTTTGGTTGTGGTTTCTATTTACATAGGAGTAGAAGGTGATTGCCGTAAAGGGGTTAAAAATTAGCCTTGCCGGGAGGGTAATCCTTAAGCAAATTAACTTTGTGTTGCCATTCAAAGAAAACCTAGTAATCATAGGTAAAAGTGGTAGTGGTAAAACTGTCCTAATCAAAAGTCTTTTAGGTATTTACCCCCCAGACGAAGGTAGCGTTCTAATTGATGGAATAGATTTGTATAACTGCGATCAAGAAGAACTGGCATCGGTAAAAAGCCGATTTGCTATGGTCTTTCAGCATGCGGCATTATTGGATTCTTTCACGGTATACCAGAATGTGGCATTGCCTTTGTATGAACGCGGTGAGACCAATGAGGATTTTATCTTGCATAGGGTTTTAGAATGTTTGAATTTGGTCGGCTTAGAGCATACCCTTAAACTCTATCCTGCCGAACTTAGCGGAGGAATGCGTAAGCGTATTGGCATTGCTCGGGCGTTGGTGTATCAACCAGATTACCTCATTTTTGATGAGCCAGTTTCTGGCTTGGACCCCATAACTGCAGATGAAACATTGTATTATATGACTCAGATAATCAAAAACAATAGTGCTACCATGATTACAATCACACACGACATCTCAACAATAGGACAATTAGGCGAAAAAGTGCTATTTATAAACAATGGTGAACAGCTATGTTTTGATAGTTATAAAAATCTTTTGAATAGCAACAATCCTACTATTCTTAAATACTTCTCTTGAACTGATGAAAACAAATCATTTCGCTTTTTTAGGCTTTTTAACTGCTACTGCCTCTGTATTTTACATACTTGAAAATCTAATCTTAAGAACCTTACCAATTCCCTTCCTACGTTTGGGTTTGGCAAATATTATCATGCTCTTCCTGGTCTGGAGGCGAAATATATGGCAAGCTTATACTGTAACTATAGCCAAAACGTTGATCGGTGGCATTGTAACCCTTACTTTGATGAGTCCGGCAATACTACTCTCGCTGACTGGAGCTGTTTTGGCTGTAACATGTATGAGTTTGGGAGTCTTTGTAAGACCTCGACTGAGTTTAACCGGAATAAGCATTTTGGGGGCTATCAGCCACAATTTGGGGCAGTTGTTAATCGCCAGACAGTTCATTATCACAACTGATAGTCTTTTTGTATTGACACCAATCTTAATCTTATTAGGTTTGTTTAGTGGTGTAATAACTGCATATTTATGCTACTATACTCAGGAAAGGATAC
It encodes the following:
- a CDS encoding ATP-binding cassette domain-containing protein, translating into MIAVKGLKISLAGRVILKQINFVLPFKENLVIIGKSGSGKTVLIKSLLGIYPPDEGSVLIDGIDLYNCDQEELASVKSRFAMVFQHAALLDSFTVYQNVALPLYERGETNEDFILHRVLECLNLVGLEHTLKLYPAELSGGMRKRIGIARALVYQPDYLIFDEPVSGLDPITADETLYYMTQIIKNNSATMITITHDISTIGQLGEKVLFINNGEQLCFDSYKNLLNSNNPTILKYFS
- a CDS encoding Gx transporter family protein, which gives rise to MKTNHFAFLGFLTATASVFYILENLILRTLPIPFLRLGLANIIMLFLVWRRNIWQAYTVTIAKTLIGGIVTLTLMSPAILLSLTGAVLAVTCMSLGVFVRPRLSLTGISILGAISHNLGQLLIARQFIITTDSLFVLTPILILLGLFSGVITAYLCYYTQERIPAIKAYI
- a CDS encoding VanZ family protein; this translates as MCIIWALTSLPANEIPDINLFGIDKLAHFGVYFIWSLIARLNAKDKSRINIGIFIFMLIMAVLDECHQHYIPGRNVSIYDLLANWLGVIIAWFGCGFYLHRSRR